A single Argentina anserina chromosome 7, drPotAnse1.1, whole genome shotgun sequence DNA region contains:
- the LOC126802915 gene encoding pentatricopeptide repeat-containing protein At2g17525, mitochondrial, translated as MLIFSSKLPPTSYLTHFLRTLSSISAPSHAHIAHLLLEQKSPTQLLHTFQWASKLPSFTHSPSTYRALIHKLCIFRRFDTAYQVLDEMPHSPDERIFVTLIHGLGRAHLVKKVVNVLDLVARYNQKPSLKIFNSILDVLVKEDIDIAREFYRKKMMASGVKGDDYTFGILMKGLCLTNRIGEGFKLLQAIKSRGVAPNTVVYNTLLHALCRNGKVGRARSLMSEMEDPNDVTFNILISGYCGEENLVQALVMLEKCFGLGYVPDVVTITKVLEILCNDGRVMEAVKTIERVESNGGLVDVVGYNTLIKGFCQLGKAKIGLRILKEMERKGCLPNVETYNILISGFCESGMSDEALDLFNDMKTDGISWNFATYDTLIRGLCSGGRTEDGLKILDLMNESKNGCRGRISPYNSVLYGLYKENRLDEALEFLAHMGKLFPRAVDRSLRILGFCEEGDTENAKKLYDQMIVERAVPCVLIYDYLIHRFCHIGCVRHAFELMNEMIAHCYFPVATTFDVLIKGFCEQGKVESALKLLEEMVGRDCLPGIESYNHLVGALCQKGDFQKALKLVLQMVGKGIAPDYFTWHSMLLCSSRETVWLNSKSIFYVNSQLHCITEA; from the coding sequence ATGCTGATCTTCTCCTCAAAGCTTCCACCGACCTCTTATCTCACCCATTTTCTCCGAACTCTCTCCTCCATTTCTGCTCCATCTCATGCCCACATTGCCCATCTTCTTCTCGAACAAAAATCACCCACCCAACTCCTCCACACCTTCCAATGGGCCTCCAAACTCCCCAGCTTCACCCACTCCCCGTCCACTTACCGAGCTCTCATCCACAAGCTATGCATCTTTCGCCGCTTCGACACTGCCTACCAGGTGCTCGACGAAATGCCCCACTCCCCGGACGAGCGCATTTTCGTCACACTCATTCATGGCCTCGGCCGGGCCCATTTGGTGAAGAAAGTTGTCAATGTACTCGACTTGGTTGCGAGGTACAACCAGAAACCTTCTCTCAAGATATTCAATTCGATACTCGACGTGCTCGTGAAGGAAGATATAGACATAGCTAGGGAGTTTTATAGAAAGAAGATGATGGCGAGTGGCGTCAAGGGCGATGACTATACTTTTGGTATCTTGATGAAGGGTCTTTGTTTGACGAATCGGATTGGTGAAGGTTTCAAGCTTTTGCAGGCTATTAAGTCGAGGGGAGTTGCCCCGAATACTGTGGTGTATAACACATTGCTGCATGCACTTTGCAGGAATGGGAAGGTCGGGAGAGCCAGAAGCTTGATGAGTGagatggaagaccctaatgatGTGACTTTCAATATTTTGATATCTGGTTACTGCGGAGAAGAGAATTTGGTGCAGGCACTTGTAATGCTAGAAAAATGTTTTGGTCTTGGGTATGTGCCTGATGTTGTCACGATAACAAAGGTGTTGGAAATTCTGTGCAATGATGGTCGGGTGATGGAGGCTGTCAAAACTATAGAGAGAGTTGAGAGCAATGGAGGGTTGGTTGATGTTGTGGGATATAATACCTTGATTAAGGGTTTCTGTCAATTGGGGAAAGCAAAAATTGGTCTTCGCATTTTGAAGGAGATGGAGAGAAAGGGATGTCTTCCAAATGTTGAGACCTACAATATCTTGATATCGGGTTTCTGTGAGTCTGGGATGTCGGACGAAGCTCTTGATCTGTTTAATGATATGAAAACAGATGGAATCAGTTGGAATTTTGCTACATATGATACTTTAATAAGAGGCTTATGTTCAGGAGGAAGAACTGAAGATGGGTTAAAAATTTTAGATTTGATGAATGAAAGCAAAAATGGTTGTAGGGGTCGAATAAGCCCTTATAATAGTGTGTTATATGGCCTGTATAAGGAAAACCGTTTGGACGAAGCACTTGAGTTTCTTGCCCATATGGGCAAACTATTTCCCAGAGCTGTTGATAGGAGCTTGAGGATTTTAGGTTTCTGTGAGGAGGGTGACACAGAGAATGCAAAGAAGCTCTATGACCAGATGATTGTGGAAAGGGCAGTCCCATGTGTTTTGATCTATGACTATCTAATCCACAGATTTTGCCATATTGGGTGTGTTCGTCACGCCTTTGAGCTTATGAATGAGATGATTGCTCATTGTTACTTCCCTGTGGCAACGACTTTCGATGTTCTGATTAAGGGGTTTTGCGAGCAAGGAAAAGTTGAAAGTGCGCTAAAGCTCCTCGAAGAGATGGTTGGTAGAGATTGTTTACCAGGTATAGAAAGTTATAATCATTTGGTAGGTGCTCTTTGCCAGAAGGGGGATTTTCAGAAAGCTTTAAAACTGGTTTTGCAAATGGTCGGGAAGGGTATCGCTCCTGATTATTTCACATGGCACTCGATGCTTCTTTGTTCAAGTCGAGAGACTGTATGGCTAAACAGCAAAAGCATCTTTTATGTGAACAGTCAGTTACATTGTATTACTGAAGCTTGA